A window of Besnoitia besnoiti strain Bb-Ger1 chromosome Unknown contig00222, whole genome shotgun sequence contains these coding sequences:
- a CDS encoding uncharacterized protein (encoded by transcript BESB_042520): protein MITVILKSNTFSCLKQSSGVVNYNVFVYSIELYSSGSRIICTETIATYNVIITIHGLAMIFMFLMPALYGGYGNFFVPIYIGGSEVVFPRN from the exons atgattaccgtgatattgaaatccaacacttttagctgtcttaagcagtccagtggggtggtg aactataatgtctttgtttattcgattgagttatacagttctggatcgcggatcatttgtacagagacgatagctacttataatgtgataataacgatacatggcctagctatgatctttatgttcttaatgcctgctttgtacggaggatatggtaacttctttgtaccaatatatattggtggttcggaagtcgttttcccaagaaactaa
- a CDS encoding cytochrome b (encoded by transcript BESB_042510) yields MVLGSYVELSHPDNSIPVNRFVTPLHIVPEWYFLAYYAVLKVIPSKTGGLLVFMSSLINLALLSEIRALNTRMLIRQHFMTRNVVSGWVIIWVYSMIFLIIIGSAIPQATYILYGRLATIVYLTTGLVLCLY; encoded by the exons atggttttgggctc ctatgtcgaattatcgcacccagataactccataccagtgaaccggtttgtaactccgcttcatatcgtacctgaatggtactttttagcatattatgcggtgttaaaagtaatcccatccaaaaccggtggtttgttagtatttatgtcctctctcattaacttagctcttttatctgaaattcgagctttgaatactcgaatgttgatacgacaacattttatgactcgaaatgtagtcagtggatgggtaattatttgggtatacagtatgatcttcttgattattattggtagtgctattccacaagcgacttatatcttatatggtagattagctactatcgtatatcttactaccggattggttctatgcttatactaa
- a CDS encoding cytochrome b (encoded by transcript BESB_042530) has protein sequence MVLSQTIEITKLWFLGSYVELSHPDNSIPVNRFVTPLHIVPEWYFLAYYAVLKVIPSKTGGLLVFMSSLINLALLSEIRALNTRMLIRQHFMTRNVVSGWVIIWVYSMIFLIIIGSAIPQATYILYGRLATIVYLTTGLVLCLY, from the exons atggttctatcacaaaccattgagattacgaagttatggtttttgggctc ctatgtcgaattatcgcacccagataactccataccagtgaaccggtttgtaactccgcttcatatcgtacctgaatggtactttttagcatattatgcggtgttaaaagtaatcccatccaaaaccggtggtttgttagtatttatgtcctctctcattaacttagctcttttatctgaaattcgagctttgaatactcgaatgttgatacgacaacattttatgactcgaaatgtagtcagtggatgggtaattatttgggtatacagtatgatcttcttgattattattggtagtgctattccacaagcgacttatatcttatatggtagattagctactatcgtatatcttactaccggattggttctatgcttatactaa